The Streptomyces sp. A2-16 sequence CTTTCCGGCGCCGCCCCTCACGCGTGCGTGTCAGTGGTGCGCACTAGTGTTCCGGCTCACTCGCACACAAGATCCGGAAAGGCGCCGTCATGCCGATGTCCCCTCGCGACTACACCTGGTTGTTCACGCCGGGCAGCACGTTCTCCTACGAGTCCGGGTCCACCGGTGTGATCCACGTCGCCGAGGGCGGGGAGCTCGATCTGCCCACCGGACAGGTCGTCGCCTGCGATCCGTTCGTCTACCTCGGCTCGGGGGACATCGAGCCGTTCACGGTCTCCGTGCCGCCCGGCCGCTACCGCGTGGAGGCGGCCGTCGCGACCCTGGGCCGGCCCGACGAACCCCCGGCCGACAAGCCCCACCTGCGGGTGGCCGCGCTCCGCCTGGTCGTCCGCGACGAGCCCACCGCCGCCTGGGAGTTGGCGCTGCGCCCCGACCAGGATCCCGCGGAGCTCGGGGACGACGAGTTCTTCGGCTACGGCGTGGACGCCGGGACCGGCTGCTTCTACGACGCCG is a genomic window containing:
- a CDS encoding DUF4241 domain-containing protein → MPMSPRDYTWLFTPGSTFSYESGSTGVIHVAEGGELDLPTGQVVACDPFVYLGSGDIEPFTVSVPPGRYRVEAAVATLGRPDEPPADKPHLRVAALRLVVRDEPTAAWELALRPDQDPAELGDDEFFGYGVDAGTGCFYDAAAEEAFPEAQEDEGPLWDAFEDSDWSGGPHLVTSPSTGHTLVAATSGWGDGFYPTWIGRSASGEVTCFLTDFFVAPDPS